Proteins encoded by one window of Carassius auratus strain Wakin chromosome 8, ASM336829v1, whole genome shotgun sequence:
- the rmi1 gene encoding recQ-mediated genome instability protein 1 yields the protein MSAGEVQVTQAWLRSQWHIQVPHAWLDACVNWIKEEADGEPMPQSLLNQRVLEQWLLTDLRDLSHPVLPERISEAQKMELNSCYCLQMDSLLDVSQPAYTQLQRIRGTNCSNDQVTAATPETQRPWEAKPTRMVMLQLTDGVQSLEGMEYRPIPALSTNLPPGTKLQLVGPIVVRLGVLLLKAENVKVLGGEVEQLLEIYSQSRVLCGTLGVPEENHPQGEEPDDQELLASIEAPVDHQVADSGYDSMASVASFRPPQSQPRPQAAPISREDDNWEMDEIPDDDFRSIPDNFDDVPQNVVDGVPEDFDDIPLEELDSVMCPIDSEGRADAIQPTIEEPSLLSFRSSTTLNSRNLNEVPDASVASSSTNAVEEPYVNLPNQPKTEEPSQTFRSKTLLCTTNQSRIFNEVPQTSFTSSSRNTAGSSGCEREAPTSPYLCMLQAGHWPPAKAQILRLQAFIVTLKGNLQSSSGMWKLGATISDGTGYLDVDLSDAMLTKLIGYTAPEARVLRKDLARRGEVDRGIQHCQRELVDMCCMMSVQVDQTGRGVVLCVSPLSDQECAEIQKRVKERRK from the coding sequence ATGTCAGCGGGTGAAGTGCAGGTTACCCAGGCATGGCTGCGTTCTCAGTGGCACATCCAGGTCCCTCATGCCTGGCTGGACGCTTGCGTGAACTGGATAAAGGAGGAAGCGGATGGCGAACCCATGCCTCAGTCGCTGCTGAATCAGCGCGTcctggagcaatggctgctgactGACCTGCGAGATCTGTCCCACCCGGTGCTTCCCGAAAGAATATCCGAGGCACAGAAAATGGAACTAAACAGCTGTTACTGTCTTCAGATGGACTCCCTACTAGATGTCAGCCAGCCTGCATACACGCAACTGCAGCGTATTCGGGGCACCAACTGCTCTAATGATCAAGTCACTGCGGCTACGCCGGAAACACAGCGGCCGTGGGAGGCCAAGCCAACACGTATGGTGATGTTGCAGCTCACGGATGGAGTCCAGAGTCTGGAGGGTATGGAATACCGGCCCATCCCGGCTTTAAGTACCAACCTGCCACCCGGGACGAAGCTACAGCTAGTCGGTCCTATCGTCGTCCGTCTCGGGGTGTTGCTCTTGAAAGCAGAGAACGTGAAGGTGTTGGGTGGGGAGGTGGAACAGCTCTTGGAGATTTACTCCCAGAGCAGAGTGCTGTGTGGGACCCTCGGTGTGCCTGAGGAGAACCATCCACAAGGTGAGGAACCAGATGACCAGGAGCTCCTGGCCAGCATAGAGGCTCCAGTAGATCATCAGGTAGCTGACAGCGGCTATGACAGCATGGCTTCAGTAGCTTCCTTCAGACCACCTCAGTCGCAACCCCGTCCTCAAGCAGCGCCCATTTCCAGAGAAGACGACAACTGGGAAATGGATGAAATTCCAGATGATGACTTCAGAAGCATTCCAGACAATTTTGACGATGTACCGCAAAATGTGGTGGACGGTGTTCCTGAGGACTTCGATGACATCCCGTTAGAAGAGCTGGACAGTGTGATGTGCCCGATCGATTCAGAAGGCAGAGCTGATGCAATCCAGCCCACGATTGAAGAACCAAGCCTTTTAAGTTTTCGCTCTAGTACAACTCTTAACAGCAGAAACTTAAATGAAGTTCCTGATGCATCTGTTGCCAGTTCCTCTACAAACGCAGTTGAGGAACCTTATGTAAACCTACCCAACCAACCCAAAACTGAAGAACCCAGTCAGACTTTTCGCTCTAAAACTCTGCTTTGCACCACCAACCAAAGCAGAATCTTCAATGAAGTTCCTCAAACATCTTTTACAAGTTCCTCTAGAAACACAGCTGGATCTTCTGGTTGTGAACGAGAGGCACCTACTTCACCGTACCTCTGCATGTTACAGGCTGGCCACTGGCCACCCGCCAAAGCTCAGATTTTACGACTACAAGCTTTCATCGTTACCCTCAAAGGAAATTTGCAAAGTAGTAGTGGCATGTGGAAACTCGGGGCCACCATATCTGACGGAACCGGGTACTTGGATGTGGATCTGTCTGACGCCATGCTCACCAAACTCATCGGCTACACAGCACCAGAGGCTCGGGTGCTGCGGAAGGACCTGGCGAGACGCGGTGAGGTGGACCGTGGGATTCAGCACTGTCAAAGAGAGCTGGTGGATATGTGCTGTATGATGAGTGTGCAGGTGGATCAGACGGGCAGAGGAGTCGTGTTGTGTGTCAGTCCGCTCTCTGACCAGGAATGTGCTGAGATACAGAAAAGAGTGAAAGAGAGGAGGAAGTAA